A region from the Janthinobacterium agaricidamnosum genome encodes:
- a CDS encoding TonB-dependent receptor: protein MKTRTAQRGGMAAAVALAMLQLGAAQAQSASDIASAATADGLNLERIVVTGTTGGTSKMKSSNSVSSMELDTILHNAPTSAAEVLRSVPGLRAESSGGEGNANITVRGLPISAGGARYVQIQEDGLPVLQFGDFNFTTPDSFVKIDSTLDHLEVVRGGSASTLATNSPGGIINFISKNGKEKGGSVAISRGLGYDQTRVDFDYGAPVSERTRFFIGGSWRTGEGIRHSGVNSEKGGQIRGNVTHEFDSGFVRLSFKHLDDQSPTALPVPVSVRDGRIGEIAGIDPRKASFYSPYWVPDMVLNKDNQRVATRVNDGLHVKSDTVGLEASFKLGQGWSVSENFRYADNSGRFIGVFPSNNGSDGSYVFASGPNQGKPYTGRAFSAVVFNTSIDDASNTLSDTKLAKTFVLDSGKLTTTAGLYLSQQKLGLTWNFNEYLMQATGDQPALLQTASSTPGYLGPAFGACCSRAVDMEYRTTSPYLNLAWESGALNLDGGLRRDRQHASGTANIATGAQAYLPSTVQQVDYTLGHTSYSLGANYKLQANLAVFARVSEGVAFNADRILFGTPLDGSVPVAINTVRQLEGGVKWRQGPLSTFVTVFQAKTRESNYEATTQLRTANSYEAKGVELEAAYSAGDFRINGGLTFTDAEITGTVAADVALIGNTPRRQARVVYQIAPTYEWGAATLGASLVGTGKSWGDDAHTITLPAYQVLNAFVNYQLTPQMQVALTANNLLNKIGYTEVEGDGHAARSITGRAVKVSLKYAF from the coding sequence ATGAAGACACGTACTGCTCAACGCGGCGGCATGGCCGCAGCCGTCGCTCTGGCCATGCTGCAACTGGGCGCCGCCCAGGCGCAATCGGCAAGCGACATCGCCAGCGCCGCCACTGCCGATGGCCTGAACCTGGAACGCATCGTGGTCACGGGCACCACCGGCGGCACGTCCAAAATGAAATCGAGCAATTCCGTCAGCAGCATGGAACTCGACACCATCCTGCACAATGCACCGACCAGCGCCGCCGAAGTCCTGCGCTCGGTGCCGGGCTTGCGGGCCGAGTCCTCGGGCGGCGAAGGCAATGCCAACATCACCGTGCGCGGCCTGCCCATTTCCGCCGGCGGCGCGCGCTATGTGCAGATCCAGGAAGACGGCTTGCCCGTGCTGCAGTTCGGCGACTTCAACTTCACCACGCCCGACAGCTTCGTCAAGATCGATTCCACGCTCGACCACCTGGAAGTGGTGCGCGGCGGTTCGGCCTCCACCCTGGCCACCAATTCGCCGGGCGGCATCATCAATTTCATCAGCAAGAACGGCAAGGAGAAGGGCGGCAGCGTGGCCATCAGCCGCGGCCTGGGCTACGACCAGACGAGGGTCGACTTCGATTATGGCGCGCCGGTGTCGGAGCGCACGCGCTTCTTCATCGGCGGCTCCTGGCGCACGGGCGAAGGCATCCGCCACAGCGGCGTCAACAGCGAAAAGGGAGGTCAGATCCGCGGCAATGTCACGCATGAGTTCGACAGCGGCTTTGTGCGCCTGTCGTTCAAGCACCTCGACGACCAGTCGCCCACGGCCTTGCCGGTGCCGGTCAGCGTGCGCGATGGCCGCATCGGGGAAATCGCCGGCATCGATCCGCGCAAGGCCAGCTTCTATTCGCCGTACTGGGTGCCCGACATGGTGCTGAACAAGGATAACCAGCGCGTGGCCACCCGCGTCAACGACGGCTTGCACGTCAAAAGCGATACCGTGGGCCTGGAGGCATCGTTCAAGCTGGGGCAGGGCTGGAGCGTGAGCGAAAACTTCCGCTACGCCGACAATTCGGGGCGCTTCATCGGCGTGTTCCCGTCGAATAACGGCAGCGACGGCAGCTATGTGTTTGCCAGCGGCCCGAACCAGGGCAAGCCCTACACGGGCCGCGCGTTTTCCGCCGTGGTGTTCAATACCTCGATCGACGACGCCAGCAATACTCTGAGCGATACCAAGCTGGCCAAGACGTTTGTGCTCGACAGCGGCAAGCTGACCACCACGGCCGGCCTGTACCTGTCGCAGCAAAAGCTGGGCCTGACCTGGAACTTCAATGAATACCTAATGCAGGCCACGGGCGACCAGCCCGCGCTGCTGCAAACGGCCAGCAGCACGCCAGGCTACCTCGGCCCGGCCTTCGGCGCCTGCTGTTCGCGCGCCGTCGACATGGAGTACCGCACGACCTCGCCCTACCTGAATCTGGCCTGGGAAAGCGGCGCGCTGAACCTCGACGGCGGCCTGCGGCGCGACCGTCAGCATGCCAGCGGCACGGCCAATATCGCCACCGGCGCGCAAGCTTATCTGCCGTCGACGGTGCAGCAGGTCGACTACACCCTGGGCCACACGTCGTACTCGCTGGGCGCGAACTACAAGCTGCAAGCGAATCTGGCCGTGTTTGCCCGCGTCAGCGAAGGCGTGGCTTTCAATGCCGACCGCATCCTGTTCGGCACGCCGTTGGATGGCAGCGTGCCGGTGGCCATCAACACCGTGCGCCAGCTCGAAGGCGGCGTGAAATGGCGCCAGGGTCCCCTGAGCACCTTCGTCACCGTGTTCCAGGCCAAGACCAGGGAAAGCAATTACGAAGCGACCACCCAGCTGCGCACGGCCAACAGCTATGAAGCGAAGGGCGTGGAACTGGAAGCGGCCTACAGCGCCGGCGACTTTCGCATCAATGGCGGCCTGACGTTCACGGATGCCGAGATCACGGGCACGGTGGCGGCCGACGTGGCGCTGATCGGCAATACGCCGCGGCGCCAGGCGCGCGTCGTGTACCAGATCGCGCCCACCTATGAGTGGGGAGCCGCCACCCTGGGCGCGAGCCTGGTCGGCACGGGCAAGTCATGGGGCGACGATGCGCACACGATCACCTTGCCCGCCTACCAGGTGCTCAACGCCTTCGTCAATTACCAGCTTACGCCGCAAATGCAGGTGGCGCTGACGGCGAACAATCTGCTCAACAAGATCGGCTATACGGAAGTCGAGGGCGATGGCCATGCGGCCCGCTCGATCACCGGGCGCGCCGTCAAGGTCAGCCTGAAATACGCATTTTAA
- a CDS encoding LacI family DNA-binding transcriptional regulator — MTGSDSKAQQRLQMADIARLAGVSTSTVSRALSGSSLVNEETRARVIALARSLKYSINIGAQNLRLKQNRTVGVVVPYDAATRQHLSDPFFLSMLGSLADALTEQGFDMLISRVDAETLDAAAQSFDSGRVIGIILIGQWRHHEQLNQLAARQVPIVVWGAQLPQQLYCTVGGDNVAGGRLATEHLLAAGRRRIAFFGDAKLPEVAQRHQGYAQALAAQGLAPDPQLYVAGSFLPQGGATDVQELLDRQLPFDAIFACSDLLAMSAINALRARGVAVPEQVAVVGYDDIELAAYFHPPLTTVRQPIRTAGRALVASLLALVDGAPAPSRQLPTELIVRASGR; from the coding sequence ATGACCGGTTCCGACTCGAAGGCGCAGCAACGCCTGCAGATGGCCGATATCGCACGCCTGGCCGGCGTGTCCACGTCGACCGTGTCGCGCGCGCTAAGCGGCAGTTCGCTGGTCAATGAAGAGACGCGCGCGCGCGTCATCGCGCTGGCCCGTTCGCTCAAGTATTCCATCAATATCGGCGCGCAAAACCTGCGCCTGAAACAGAACCGCACGGTGGGCGTGGTGGTGCCGTATGACGCTGCCACGCGCCAGCACCTGTCCGATCCTTTTTTCCTCAGCATGCTGGGCAGCCTGGCCGATGCGCTGACGGAGCAGGGCTTCGATATGCTCATTTCACGCGTCGATGCCGAAACGCTCGACGCGGCGGCCCAGTCCTTCGATAGCGGCCGCGTGATCGGCATCATCCTGATCGGCCAGTGGCGCCACCATGAACAACTGAACCAGCTGGCCGCGCGCCAGGTGCCCATCGTCGTGTGGGGCGCGCAATTGCCGCAGCAGCTGTATTGCACCGTCGGCGGCGATAACGTCGCCGGCGGCAGACTGGCCACGGAACACTTGCTGGCGGCGGGGCGCCGGCGCATCGCCTTCTTTGGCGACGCCAAGCTGCCCGAAGTGGCGCAGCGCCACCAGGGCTATGCGCAGGCACTGGCCGCGCAAGGGCTGGCGCCCGACCCGCAACTGTACGTGGCCGGCTCCTTCCTGCCGCAGGGCGGCGCGACGGACGTGCAGGAACTGCTGGACCGCCAGTTGCCGTTCGACGCCATCTTTGCCTGCAGCGACTTGCTGGCCATGAGCGCCATCAACGCCCTGCGCGCGCGCGGCGTGGCCGTACCGGAACAGGTGGCCGTGGTCGGCTACGACGATATCGAACTGGCCGCGTATTTCCATCCGCCGCTGACCACCGTGCGCCAGCCGATCCGCACCGCCGGGCGCGCGCTGGTGGCTTCGCTGCTGGCGCTGGTCGACGGCGCGCCTGCGCCATCCCGCCAATTGCCAACCGAGCTGATCGTACGCGCCTCGGGCCGCTGA